Within Runella rosea, the genomic segment TTGATGCGACTATCTTCCACCACCAAGTCTACGTTAGTGAGCAACTTTTCATTTTTTCCGTCAAACAACCGTCCCGCATGAATCACGACGGTCCCTTTGGGTTTGGCGTTGGTCCACGTCAAATCAAGCGGAATATCCTGCTTGCTAGTGTCGACGATGGCTACTTTTCGAAGGTGGTCGGTGGCCACGTAAACCAACGATTTTGAATCCCCAGTCCACGTGGGCGCTTCGGCTAACTCCGACGTGACGGCGCGGGGTTGACCCTTAAATTGACCGTCTTCGTTGACATCAATGACCCATAGCAAAGCATCTTTGACGTAGGCCAGTTTGGTACCATCTGGCGACCAAATCGGGCCGTTGCGGTAGCGCATCGCGGTGGTTTGGTAAGGTATGGGCGTATCTAAGCTAACCGCTTGTCCGCTTTCGGAGTTAACCAATAAAAACTTGCTCACTCCTTCGCGAAACTTGGAAGAATACGCTTCCAATGCCGCCAATAATACATATTTTCCGTTCGGCGACCACGAAGGCTGCCCCGGCTGAAACATGGGTTTATAGACCGCTTTGGTCACATTGGTGGTCAAATCCATGATTTGCAGCACCGTTCCCACGGCCAGTGTATTGCGCAGGCCTTGTTTCATAAACGCAATCTTTTTGCCGTAGGCCAACCACGAACCCTGAAATTCATCGTCGACGGTTTGGGTCAATTGAGTGATTTTGCGGGTCAAAAGTTCCAACGTGTACAAATCCATGTTACCTGTTCGGTCGGCAGAAAAGAGCAGTTTTGTTCCATCGGGCGACCAGGCCAAGTCCGTTTCATAATATACGTCGTCGGTCAGTTTTACGGGTTTAGGAAGGCCAATCGTTAGCAGCCACACATCACCGAGCGCAATAAAAGCCACTTGCTTACCATCGGGCGATACGACTGGGCTACGAATACCTTTCACTGTTTTTAAAGAAGGGCCGTCAAAATCGTAGGTTTTCCGTTGATACACGGGCGTACTGACCGTCATCGTCACCTGAAACGGCACTTCTACGCTACCACCGTCTTCCGCACCGCGTCGCTTGATTTTTCCGTCAGTAGTATACAAAATACTCCCATTGGCCTCCCACGCCGCCCGAAAAGGAAATACATCATCCCCCGTTTTGCTCAACGGAACAATTTTGCCCGTTGCCACTTCGACCGACAACAGAGCAGTTTCGGCACCAGTCAATAACTGATAACTAATCCATTTCCCATCCTTACTCCACGCTGGCACGCTCGGCGTACCCTTTCCCGCGGGAGCGAGTAATTTTTCCGTACCGTTTTCCAAAAGCAGATATATTCCGGCGCCATTGGCCCGACTTGACGCAAAAGCCAATGTATTGCCATCGGGCGAATAAGAAGGGGTATAGTCGTGCTCTAAGTGAGTTGTGAGCGCGGTAGCTGTACCCGTTGAAAGGTCAATTTTCCAAATATCATAATTTCCCTTTCGGTCCGACGAGCAAACGATACTACTTCCATCACCCCCCCAGAAAGGTTCACGGTGATCGTAGGGGCCTGATGTATGTTGTTTGAGGTCTTTCCCTTCTTTATTTACACTCCAAATATGGTATGTTCCGCCCCGATAAGACTGAAAAGCAACGCGTTGCCCGTCGGGACTCCAACAGGGTTGTCGGTCGTCGCCCATGCCGTCGGTGAGCGATTTAGCTACTCCGCCTTTGGCTGGAAGCGTATAAATAGTTCCCTGCAAATCAATAGCAATGGTTTGGCCGTCGGGCGAGAGCGCCATCGCCATATTGGTTCCTTCATTGACCGTAATTTGTTTGGAATCCAGACGCTGGGCTACCGTACTGAATGTCACTAACAGAAACAAAAAGAGATAAAATTTCATTTTTTAATGATATTGACAAAGTCTGTAGTTCTAAAAGTAGAAGTAAGCTACTTTATTTCGAATTATCATCAATTTGCCTCTAAATTATTCGGCAATTTTATCAAAAAAGGAAAATTGGAGATCCGTAAAAAAATAGAGGAGGTACTGGTAGCAAATTTTATACAAAAAAAGGGAGACCCGCGAGTCTCCCTTTTTTTGAACTGATGTTAACTCGCACTACGAAGCAATAAATAACGTAGCCACGGCCAGTACTTGCTCTTTGGTCAACGGCTCGTCAAATGCCTCGGTGACGGCATTGGCCGAGAAACTACCGAGCGTTTTGACGTCTACCCCTGCTTGGGTTGTATTTTCTTCTCCATTATAAATGGGCTGAACAACGGCATTATCAATGCCACTGTCTTTGCCTGTTATCCACGGCTTCACCGAAGCACCATTGGCTTTCCGCATCATACGAATGTGTGCCGCATGACGGGCCTCAACCGAGTGAATATTAAGCGCAGCCGTTAGGACGGCATTTTGCTGTACCAAGTTGGGGGCCTGTCCTTTGTAAGCACGAACGCCAGTATCTTCCAGTGATTGGGCAACGGCCAAAAACAATTGGTAGTTGGTAAAAGCCGTGGCAAAAGGACCCGTACCAGTACCTTGCCCACCAGAAAAGTCAAACTTTGGCTCTACCACTGGCGTTCCACCTGCTCCAGTAATGGCCGTTTTCAGAAAATTCACGTGCGCTTTTTCGTGGTTCATGATGGTCGTGATGGCCGCAGTGGGCGCTCCTGCAGGAATCAAACCCGCACTTGCCAGCGCTTTTTCGTAAAAACGATACTCAAGGTATTCGAGGGTAAGTGCGTAGTTCAGCACATCCACCACACTGGTGGTTGATTGGCCGTAAGCCTTCTGAAACATACTCCCCATCGCCAGCGGCACCGCCGCCATGGTTAGTTTTTTACCTAAATCGGCAAAGTCACGCAGTGCCTTACGGCGACTGTTGAGGCGGTCACTCATTTCAGGGTCACGCTCCTCAATCATATTTAATATTTTCAAAAAATCCATGATGTTCCTTGGTTATGCCAATGTACCGGCGTTGATTTTTGTTTTGATAAATGGCGCAGCCGCCGTTAACACTGCCGACGGCTCTTTGGACATTTCCAAGCCGTTGGCGTCGATGACGGTGCTGTCGGCAAACGTTCCGTTACTGATTAAATCACGAATATAGGCAGCATGACGCGCCTCTACCGACACAATTTTCCCAGCAATGGCCAGCAAATCGGGCGAAGTCAGGAAACGTCCCGCTCCGTTGTAGGCCGCCACTCCCAAATCTTCAAAGGTCTTCGCGGCATTCAGCACACTTTCACGTTTTGAGAAGTCGATAGAACTAAAATCAACTTCCAATCCACCAATGGCATTGACCCCAAGAGCCGCCTTGAAAAATTCACGGTGTGCCATTTCATGGTCTCTGATGTCGGTCAGTAAAGACCTTTCATCGGCAGTAATACCTGAGAATTGAGATTCGATAACTCGCTGATAAAAAGCCGCTTCCAGTTGTTCCAATGCATACGCATAATTCAACACCGCGTTGTCGCCAGTACCAAAATTCACCTCTCCCGCCACAATCACTGGGTCGTCCTCTTTACATCCCGTCAAAATCAGCGACGTAGCCGCTGCCGTTCCTCCAGCCCATTTGAGAAATGAGCGCCGATGCACACCCTTTACGAGCAAACCTGTGTTGCTTTCAAGGGATGATGGTGTGTTTTTTAAAATGTTCATACAATTGGTTTGTTAAAAAAATAGTACTGAAACTAATAAAGGCAAAAGCAAGGGGTACTCGTTTATTGTCTTTCCGCAACCGTTATTGCTTTACTTTTTAACGTACGGCATTCTTTGGGCAAATAGATTTAGAACGTTTCTGATTTTTCTCACCAGTAACATTCTAAGGCACTAATTAATCTTTCAAGTCACGCTTGAGTTCGTCGATATTTTTCTGGAAATCCGATTTAAATTCTTTCCAATCGCGCTTCAATCCTCCTTTAAGTTCGGCAATATCGTTGTCTACATCCTTCAGGCGAGTATCCAACCGGTCCCTTTGCGCCCGCAAACGAATCTTTTCGGAGCTATTGGCTTTGTCAATGTCACGATCCAACTTCTCAATACGGCTTTTGATTTCCATCCTTCTTTCCTCCATCGTCACCAAAAACTCCCGCTCTTCCTGCTTGAGTTCGGCCACAATTTCTTGGCGTTTGGCAGTGGCTTCCTCTTTAGCTTCCGTCAAATCTTCGGTTACTTCGGCGCTTGCTTCTTTGGCCTCTTTTTGTGCCTCGGTCAATTCTTCCTGCGCATTTTCCTGCTTGCTTTCACAACCCACGAACGCCAATCCACCAACCAATAGCGCAACTGTTATTAGGTACTTTTTCATAATTTTTAACGATGATAATTGATATGTTTTGATAGGGTAAAAACTTTGTACCAATCGGTAAATCAGCTAAAAGAGGGCAAAATCCAGCCCCAACTTTCTACAAAAAGGGCAATAAACTACCCGACCCAAAAAACAGGAATAGCCCAATCAGGCATAATGTGGGTGGTCCGATTGTTTTAACATAACAGGACTAATGTATTCCTCCAAAACCGATAAAAGACATGCAAACACCATCAAATAACAATTCAAGTACATCCATCGGAAATTCCGCATCAGACTTGTGGATGCCGGATGCCGAGCAGCCCAACGAGGCCGCCAATGAGGTGTATGATGAACCAAAAACTCCAAGAAATGTAGCGCAGGAAGCCAAGGAGTTTCCAGAATGGTCCATCCTTCAAAATACCAATGATGACGGCCAACCCGACGAGGCACACGACGAATTTTTGACGCCTTCGGGCAGTAGTTTTATTGACGAAGCCTAAAAAACAGGAGAATTCCCCAACAAGCATGAATCATCCTAAAATTGCAGGATGATAAAAAAAGAGCTTCCCTTGTTACTTTGAGTTTGTAGTGACTCTCAAAGTAAAAAAGGGAAGCTCTTTTTATGTTTAAAACAGTATTACAAACAAACGCTAATGAAGCTCAAATGTCAATATCTTCGAATTTTCTTTTGAACAAGTCATGGCAATAACTACCACCGCTCCAATTCAATTTAGATAAACTGATAGACAGCCGTTTGGCAAGGCCGAATTTGGCATGGAGTCTCCCATACTTTGGTCTTGTTGAGCCACCCGTTCTGGGAAATAGGTTAAAAATATTAGCTATTGCAACCTTATTCTATGGCTTACTACTTTCCTTGATACAAAATTGGTCGAATTAGATTCTTCTTTTTTGTAAACAATGGTGTCATAGAACAGAAAATCGGTACCGAAATACTTCGATACCGATCTACAGATTTAGAATAGCCCCATCGCCAATGCGCTTGCGGCGACTTTTATTGATTGTCAAAGTTCGGGACGACTCATTGGACTAATATTTATTCAAAGATTAATGAAAGAAATCTTTCATTTTTTCAAAAAATCCTTTCTCGTTCTTGCCCGGTTTGGGTTGGAAGTTGGGAGAGGATTTTAGTTTTTCGAGGATGCTGCGTTCTTCGGCGCTGAGTTGCTTGGGCGTCCAGATATTGACGTGAATCAACTGATCGCCGCGACCGTAGCCATTGAGTTCTTTGATACCCTTCCCTTTGAGGCGCAGGATTTTTCCACCCTGTACTCCCGCTTCAATTGGCACGCGGGCTTTTCCGTCGAGGGTGGGTACTTCGGCCGTGGTGCCGAGGGCCGCATCTACGAAGTTGAGGTGCAGGTCATAGACGAGGTTGTTGCCGTCACGTTTCAGTTGTTCGTCTTCTTCCTCTTCTACCACAATGAGTAAATCACCGGCCACGCCGCCCCGGGGCGGTACGTTTCCTTTGCCGCTCATGGAGAGTTGCATTCCGTCGGCTACGCCACCAGGAATTTTGATGCTGATTACATCCTCTTCCAATACGCGGCCTTCGCCTGCGCAGATTTCGCAACGCTCGGTTACAATTTTGCCTTCGCCGTTACAGGTAGGGCAGGTGCTGGTCGAAACCATCTGTCCGAGCATCGTGCTTACCACTTTCCGCACCTGACCGTTGCCGTTACAGGTGGTACAGGTTTTGAGGGATGCCCCGTTTTTTGAGCCGTTGCCACCGCAGGTGTTACAGCCAACGTAGCGTTTTACTTTAATTTTCTTTTCCGCTCCTTCGGCTACTTCGCGCAAATCCAACTTCAACTTGATACGTAGGTCGGTACCGCGCCGTACACGGCGTCCGCCGCCACCGCCACCATTGCCGAAAATATCGCCAAATGGTGATGCATCACCGAAAATATCGCCGAATTGTGAAAATATGTCATTAATGTCAAAGCCTTGACCGCCGCCAAAACCACCGTTGCCACCCATACCAGCGTGGCCAAACTGGTCGTAGCGCTTGCGTTTTTCGGCATCGCTCAATACTCCGTATGCCTCGGCTGCTTCCTTAAATTTTTCTTCGGCAGAAGGGTCGTCGGGGTTTTTGTCGGGGTGATATTTAATCGCTAGCTTACGGTAGGCTTTCTTTATTTCATCATCGGCCGCCGTTTTGCTAACGCCAAGAATTTCGTAATAATCTCTTTTTTGTGCCATTTTTTTTTGTGTTAATCGTTACCGCGCGGGCGGCCCCGCTGTTATTAGTTATCTGAATAAGTTTACTCCGATTAACGGTTAACAGATAACGGATAACCTAATTAACTTCCTACGACCACTTTAGCGTATCTAATTACTTTTTCATTTAAAAAATACCCCTTCTCTACTTCATCAATTACTTTGCCTTTCAAGTCGTCGCTTGGGGCGGGGAACTGAGTGATGGATTCGTGCAAATCAGCGTCGAATGTTTCTCCTTTAGAAACCATCGGTTTAAGACCTCGGTTTTCCAATGTCTTTGAGAACTTTGTATAAATCAACCCAACTCCTTCTTTTAACGGCACAATGTCAGTTGTTGTTTCGAAAGAAGACATGGCGCGCTCAAAATCGTCTACGACGGGCAGGACCGCCTTCATCAATTCTTCATTAGCGGTTGAAATCAATTCCAATTTTTCTTTAGCGGTGCGGCGACGGAAGTTTTCAAAATCAGCATATAGACGCAGGTATTTGTCTTTCAATTCCGTAATCTCAGCCTGTAATTTTTCGGTTTCCGTGGTTTCGGTTTCCTGAGCGATTTCTACGGGTGCTTCTGTGCCCTCTACAGGTGCTGTCGTTTCGTCCGCAGTTATGTCATTTCCGTTGTCTGTTGTCATAATAAATAGGTGTACGCTACTGTTCAATATTTTTTACAAATGTCGGCAATTTCTTTGCCACTACCTTAAAAGCTGACAGATTGGCAGGGTAATTCATGTCTTAATAAATGAACACCTGACTTTGCTAGGGTTTGTTTTTTGAAAAAATAATATCCCTATCAAGTTTTTTTTGATTCGGGAAATCCTTCCCAAGAGATCAAGTTTCGTAGGTCATATATTTTAATTGGCATATTTTGGTGTACACTTAAGTACGTTTTTGTATTGTCATGTGTTTATAATCAGCAAGTTAGGTAAATAAAATTGGGTGACCTTCTAAAATATTTTTCGTCTGATGTTAAAAGCCTACAAAGGATGAAACAAACGTTACTTATTAAAAAAGAACACGCCTCATCACCCAAAAGAAGCTATACATCTCCGAGGCTTCATATGATAGGTCAGGTAAAAAAAATGACTGCTAAAATAGGTAGTCAATTTGATGCGCTAACAGGTACAAGCTCACTCACTCCTTAGTGTATTATTAACCTCTTTATTCCCGATTTTATGAAGAAAATCTACCTTAGTTTATTTTTGGTACTTACTTGGTTGAAGGGTTTTTCAGCGGGCGAAATCGCTTTTGTTTCTTTTCAATCAGATGATCCAGATTCTTTTTCGTGGGTGGCGTTGGTACCTATTCCCGCAGGAACGACAATTCTTTTTACTGACAATGGCTGGAACGGCACCGCTTTTCGGACCAGCGAAGGCGTTTTGACTTGGACCGCACCAGCAGGTGGCGTTCCTGGGGGCACTGTGGTGACAATCACGGGAGGAGCAACCGCGTCCACTGGAACCGTTACTTCTTCTGGAACGTATGCATTATCTACCGCAGGAGACCAATTATTTGCCTTCAAAGGAACATTAGCTTCTCCTACCTTTATCGCTGGTATAAATTTCGGGGGTACGGGTTGGGATGATACCGCAGCTAGTACAAATTCAACCGCTTTACCCGCAACGTTGACGAATGGTTCCAACGCAGTTGCGGTTGGGAACCAGGACAATGGACGCTTTAATTGCAGTGACGGAAGTGTAATGGGGAACATTTCCACTATTGGGTCAACCATTAACACAACCACTAATTGGACTACAAATGCGGAAATCCTGAGTCCAGCAGTAAGTGCCTGTACTTACACAAGTTCTAGCCTTCCGGTGCGCCTTATTTCCTTCAAATCAGAGTCACAGTCTGCTGCCATTGAACTCACTTGGCAAACGGGAGAAGAGATAAACAATAGCCATTTTGAAATTGAACGAAGTAGTAATGCGCAAAACTTTGAAGCGATTGGACGCGTGATTGGCAATGGCAGCAGCACGACAAAGCAGATTTATTCTTATGTAGACGTTTCTCCGAAAACAGGACTTAATTATTACCGTTTAAAACAAGTTGATTTAGATGGGCAATTTGAATACAGTCGCATTGTATCTGCCCGATTGACTGGTCTTGGCCTTTTTAAGGCTTATCCTAACCCCGTTGTTGGAATGTTGACGATAGAACTCCCTGCCGAATCTGCGATTGAGTCGGCTTATTTGATAGACTTAACGGGCCGTAGAGTAAGAGAGTTTTCCGATTATCGCCCCTCATTAGAAGGGGTTGAAAACGGATTGTACACGCTTCAGGTCAAAACAAAAGACGGCCAGACTTTTCAGCAACGGGTTTTGAAAATAAACTGACAATCTGTTCAGCAGGATATTGCATTAACAGTTATGTCTGGTATTTGTGGAATTATCTATTTTGATGGCAGGACTGTACAGGAAGAGGTTCAGAAAATGGCCCATGTCATACAGCACCGAGGAAGTGACGGAATTGAAATAATAAAAAACGAAAATGTAGGCTTTGTACATTTACAACGCAATGTTTCTGCAAACATAACCCCATTTGCATCCCCTATTGTCGATGAAAATGG encodes:
- a CDS encoding amidohydrolase family protein, with translation MKFYLFLFLLVTFSTVAQRLDSKQITVNEGTNMAMALSPDGQTIAIDLQGTIYTLPAKGGVAKSLTDGMGDDRQPCWSPDGQRVAFQSYRGGTYHIWSVNKEGKDLKQHTSGPYDHREPFWGGDGSSIVCSSDRKGNYDIWKIDLSTGTATALTTHLEHDYTPSYSPDGNTLAFASSRANGAGIYLLLENGTEKLLAPAGKGTPSVPAWSKDGKWISYQLLTGAETALLSVEVATGKIVPLSKTGDDVFPFRAAWEANGSILYTTDGKIKRRGAEDGGSVEVPFQVTMTVSTPVYQRKTYDFDGPSLKTVKGIRSPVVSPDGKQVAFIALGDVWLLTIGLPKPVKLTDDVYYETDLAWSPDGTKLLFSADRTGNMDLYTLELLTRKITQLTQTVDDEFQGSWLAYGKKIAFMKQGLRNTLAVGTVLQIMDLTTNVTKAVYKPMFQPGQPSWSPNGKYVLLAALEAYSSKFREGVSKFLLVNSESGQAVSLDTPIPYQTTAMRYRNGPIWSPDGTKLAYVKDALLWVIDVNEDGQFKGQPRAVTSELAEAPTWTGDSKSLVYVATDHLRKVAIVDTSKQDIPLDLTWTNAKPKGTVVIHAGRLFDGKNEKLLTNVDLVVEDSRIKAIQPHRTNYPANYRKVDASNLTVMPGLFETHSHLDAQFGEKTGRIWLAYGITTVREPGSDPYDAVEQREAWHSGKRPGPFHFLTGALTDGGRIYYNMATAIGSEAQLKLELNRANRLGYDLIKTYVRMPDEWQQKITEYAHQNGMTVSSHEIFPAARYGVDAVEHLGATSRRGYSPKLTSTAHSYEDVIQIISQSKMVITPTLALSGGYWSTITRDTSLFDTPQFRQLYPAYYRAGMLETAQQMKNQPSAIVLNYANSGKVAKRLLDSGARITSGTDSPIMPYGTSLHVELWSYVESGFTPFQALQTSMINAAKSLNVDKDLGTLEVGKIANISIVEGNPLQNIHDAQRVRYVLVNGKVYPLEELLKRP
- a CDS encoding ferritin-like domain-containing protein, with amino-acid sequence MDFLKILNMIEERDPEMSDRLNSRRKALRDFADLGKKLTMAAVPLAMGSMFQKAYGQSTTSVVDVLNYALTLEYLEYRFYEKALASAGLIPAGAPTAAITTIMNHEKAHVNFLKTAITGAGGTPVVEPKFDFSGGQGTGTGPFATAFTNYQLFLAVAQSLEDTGVRAYKGQAPNLVQQNAVLTAALNIHSVEARHAAHIRMMRKANGASVKPWITGKDSGIDNAVVQPIYNGEENTTQAGVDVKTLGSFSANAVTEAFDEPLTKEQVLAVATLFIAS
- a CDS encoding ferritin-like domain-containing protein; amino-acid sequence: MNILKNTPSSLESNTGLLVKGVHRRSFLKWAGGTAAATSLILTGCKEDDPVIVAGEVNFGTGDNAVLNYAYALEQLEAAFYQRVIESQFSGITADERSLLTDIRDHEMAHREFFKAALGVNAIGGLEVDFSSIDFSKRESVLNAAKTFEDLGVAAYNGAGRFLTSPDLLAIAGKIVSVEARHAAYIRDLISNGTFADSTVIDANGLEMSKEPSAVLTAAAPFIKTKINAGTLA
- the dnaJ gene encoding molecular chaperone DnaJ, whose translation is MAQKRDYYEILGVSKTAADDEIKKAYRKLAIKYHPDKNPDDPSAEEKFKEAAEAYGVLSDAEKRKRYDQFGHAGMGGNGGFGGGQGFDINDIFSQFGDIFGDASPFGDIFGNGGGGGGRRVRRGTDLRIKLKLDLREVAEGAEKKIKVKRYVGCNTCGGNGSKNGASLKTCTTCNGNGQVRKVVSTMLGQMVSTSTCPTCNGEGKIVTERCEICAGEGRVLEEDVISIKIPGGVADGMQLSMSGKGNVPPRGGVAGDLLIVVEEEEDEQLKRDGNNLVYDLHLNFVDAALGTTAEVPTLDGKARVPIEAGVQGGKILRLKGKGIKELNGYGRGDQLIHVNIWTPKQLSAEERSILEKLKSSPNFQPKPGKNEKGFFEKMKDFFH
- a CDS encoding nucleotide exchange factor GrpE, with product MTTDNGNDITADETTAPVEGTEAPVEIAQETETTETEKLQAEITELKDKYLRLYADFENFRRRTAKEKLELISTANEELMKAVLPVVDDFERAMSSFETTTDIVPLKEGVGLIYTKFSKTLENRGLKPMVSKGETFDADLHESITQFPAPSDDLKGKVIDEVEKGYFLNEKVIRYAKVVVGS
- a CDS encoding T9SS type A sorting domain-containing protein codes for the protein MKKIYLSLFLVLTWLKGFSAGEIAFVSFQSDDPDSFSWVALVPIPAGTTILFTDNGWNGTAFRTSEGVLTWTAPAGGVPGGTVVTITGGATASTGTVTSSGTYALSTAGDQLFAFKGTLASPTFIAGINFGGTGWDDTAASTNSTALPATLTNGSNAVAVGNQDNGRFNCSDGSVMGNISTIGSTINTTTNWTTNAEILSPAVSACTYTSSSLPVRLISFKSESQSAAIELTWQTGEEINNSHFEIERSSNAQNFEAIGRVIGNGSSTTKQIYSYVDVSPKTGLNYYRLKQVDLDGQFEYSRIVSARLTGLGLFKAYPNPVVGMLTIELPAESAIESAYLIDLTGRRVREFSDYRPSLEGVENGLYTLQVKTKDGQTFQQRVLKIN